The following proteins come from a genomic window of Vallitaleaceae bacterium 9-2:
- a CDS encoding sugar phosphate isomerase/epimerase produces the protein MLKIGIQSRGIIKENAIEEGYKTIKSSGITCVDYDILHQKGALTNTQYYQKHIACAKRHEITFAQVHAPVLKHEQEYVRSHQQGYTLEYIVDVLKQSVDICKVLESPFLVVHALNTADKTTKDEEFALNMELFTRVGAYAMEHDVTICIENVPYRKENILQEGACSRAQDIVNYIERLNQKLGHACFGACFDIGHANILKHNFEQEILKLGDYLKVVHIHDNDGARDLHQMPYCFTHQEHNFSNTDWSGFLVALRQIKYSGVLSFETYKLFTSMPGILQTELLKFLFKIGVHFSTVILYEERLKKYKEHTRVVFGAGKMLDVYMKFFGEEYRPHYIVDNNSKLWGTQKYGILICEPKMLAQSEQKNNVVIICSAYYEEIIIQLQSMGINQYELSEEILRMSGKPQ, from the coding sequence ATGCTAAAAATTGGAATTCAATCTCGAGGAATTATAAAAGAAAATGCCATAGAAGAAGGTTATAAAACCATCAAATCAAGCGGTATAACATGTGTAGATTATGATATACTACATCAAAAAGGCGCACTGACAAATACACAGTATTATCAAAAACATATAGCATGCGCAAAAAGACATGAGATTACGTTTGCTCAAGTTCATGCACCTGTATTAAAGCATGAACAAGAATATGTACGAAGCCATCAACAGGGGTACACATTAGAGTATATTGTAGATGTGCTCAAACAAAGTGTCGATATTTGTAAAGTTCTTGAGAGTCCTTTTTTGGTTGTCCATGCCCTCAATACAGCGGATAAGACAACAAAAGATGAAGAGTTTGCGTTAAATATGGAGTTGTTCACACGTGTAGGTGCTTATGCGATGGAGCATGACGTAACGATATGTATAGAAAACGTTCCATATAGAAAAGAAAACATCTTACAAGAGGGTGCCTGTTCAAGGGCGCAAGATATTGTAAACTATATCGAACGTCTTAACCAAAAATTGGGACATGCTTGCTTTGGTGCTTGCTTTGATATTGGACATGCCAATATACTTAAGCATAATTTTGAGCAAGAGATTCTTAAGTTAGGAGACTACTTAAAAGTTGTTCATATACATGATAATGATGGGGCTCGTGATTTACATCAGATGCCATATTGTTTTACCCACCAAGAGCATAATTTTTCCAATACGGATTGGAGTGGTTTCTTAGTTGCGTTGCGTCAGATAAAATATAGCGGTGTATTAAGTTTTGAGACGTATAAGCTATTTACTTCAATGCCTGGAATATTACAGACGGAACTTCTAAAATTCCTATTTAAAATAGGTGTGCATTTCTCAACGGTTATTTTATATGAAGAGCGTCTAAAAAAATATAAAGAGCATACTAGAGTTGTTTTTGGCGCAGGGAAAATGTTAGATGTTTATATGAAGTTTTTTGGAGAAGAATATAGACCCCATTATATTGTGGATAATAATTCGAAGCTTTGGGGGACACAAAAATACGGAATATTGATTTGTGAACCAAAGATGTTAGCTCAGAGCGAGCAAAAAAATAATGTGGTCATTATCTGTAGTGCATATTATGAAGAGATAATTATTCAACTGCAAAGTATGGGCATCAATCAATATGAGTTATCTGAAGAAATTTTACGTATGTCAGGGAAACCCCAATGA
- the rpmG gene encoding 50S ribosomal protein L33: protein MRVKITLECTECKNRNYNMTKDKKAHPERLETKKYCKFCKKHTNHKETK, encoded by the coding sequence GTGCGTGTAAAAATTACTTTAGAGTGTACGGAGTGCAAAAACAGAAACTATAACATGACCAAGGATAAAAAAGCACACCCAGAGCGCTTAGAAACAAAAAAATATTGCAAGTTCTGTAAAAAGCATACGAATCACAAAGAAACGAAGTAA
- the fliD gene encoding flagellar filament capping protein FliD translates to MGIQFTGLASGLDTQSIISDMMKVENLKVQRVKNQKTMIEWRKDAWSEMNSKLYSFYKEELFDFKSQGTYQQKKVTSSNDAIVSVKNTNSALIGSHTVDVQQMAKGSFLTGTELADTTTGSTTARDLMGLAAGDAWTDKTITIEADGVTSKSITIEETDTLDSIMKKFKDTGLDINATYDSNYNRIFLSTKDTGENLQLELSGDSQALEKLGFQAGNLVGTAGQDAIFTYNGTELTSATNDVNVNGLSLSIRADSGSVNIAATQDTDAIYEKVKEFVLKYNELKDLFNTKLNADSARGYDPLSSEEKSAMSDDEIEAWETKIKDALLRRDSKLEDVDNLMRSTLTASIGVDTSGMEYNYLADLGIVTGAYTEKGLLHIEGDDDDTLFSEKENKLRQAIEENPDDVMEFLSALGGQLYDEMRDKMKSSTMSSSLTFYNDKYMSDQIEDKEEEIAKLEDRLAAIEERYYNQFAAMEQAMQKSQSTGQWLSQQFASF, encoded by the coding sequence ATGGGTATACAATTTACTGGATTGGCATCAGGATTAGATACACAATCCATTATTAGTGACATGATGAAAGTTGAAAATTTAAAAGTACAGCGTGTCAAAAATCAAAAAACAATGATTGAGTGGAGAAAAGACGCGTGGAGTGAGATGAATTCAAAACTATATTCTTTTTATAAAGAAGAATTGTTTGATTTTAAATCTCAAGGAACATATCAACAGAAAAAAGTAACGAGTTCAAATGATGCGATTGTCTCAGTTAAGAATACGAACAGTGCATTAATTGGCAGTCATACAGTGGATGTTCAGCAGATGGCTAAAGGATCGTTTTTAACAGGGACAGAGCTTGCGGATACAACGACGGGGTCAACAACGGCTCGAGACTTAATGGGCTTAGCAGCAGGTGATGCTTGGACCGATAAGACGATCACGATTGAAGCGGATGGTGTGACCAGTAAGTCGATTACCATTGAAGAAACTGATACACTAGATAGTATCATGAAAAAGTTCAAAGATACAGGACTCGATATTAATGCAACTTATGATTCAAACTATAACCGTATCTTCTTATCCACAAAAGACACAGGAGAAAACCTTCAACTTGAATTATCAGGGGATAGCCAAGCATTAGAAAAACTTGGTTTCCAAGCAGGGAATCTTGTGGGAACAGCTGGACAAGACGCAATCTTTACATATAATGGAACAGAGTTGACAAGTGCGACAAATGATGTTAATGTCAATGGATTATCTCTATCTATTCGTGCAGATAGCGGTTCGGTTAATATTGCGGCAACGCAAGATACAGATGCTATTTATGAAAAAGTCAAAGAGTTTGTCTTAAAATATAATGAACTAAAAGATTTGTTTAACACAAAATTAAATGCGGATTCAGCCAGAGGTTATGATCCGTTATCATCAGAAGAAAAAAGTGCAATGTCGGATGATGAAATTGAAGCATGGGAGACAAAAATTAAAGACGCACTTCTTCGACGTGATAGTAAACTGGAAGATGTAGATAACCTCATGCGAAGTACGTTGACAGCATCTATCGGCGTGGATACAAGCGGTATGGAGTATAATTACTTGGCAGACCTAGGTATTGTTACAGGGGCATATACTGAAAAAGGATTGCTACATATTGAAGGCGACGATGATGATACACTTTTTTCTGAAAAAGAAAACAAACTTCGTCAAGCCATAGAGGAGAATCCTGATGATGTAATGGAATTTTTATCTGCATTAGGTGGACAGCTATATGATGAGATGCGCGATAAGATGAAATCATCAACAATGAGCAGTTCGTTAACTTTTTACAATGATAAATATATGAGTGATCAAATTGAAGATAAAGAAGAAGAGATTGCAAAACTGGAAGATCGACTTGCTGCAATTGAGGAAAGATATTATAATCAATTTGCGGCTATGGAACAAGCTATGCAAAAAAGCCAGTCGACAGGTCAGTGGCTATCGCAACAATTTGCATCATTTTAA
- a CDS encoding flagellar protein FlaG encodes MRVETINSEYQARASYMNGMQSKNMGVSQAEAKKTKQNNDNSAAAHAEPNNTKETGKEEKDKTLEAIEQANKHLRIYNRRLEYEIHEATNHIMVKVIDAEDDKIIREIPSEKILDMVGRIWDVAGILVDEKR; translated from the coding sequence ATGAGAGTTGAAACAATCAATAGTGAATATCAGGCAAGAGCATCCTATATGAATGGAATGCAATCAAAAAATATGGGAGTATCGCAGGCTGAAGCCAAAAAGACAAAACAAAACAACGATAACAGTGCGGCTGCTCATGCAGAGCCCAACAATACAAAGGAAACCGGAAAAGAAGAAAAAGACAAAACATTAGAAGCAATTGAACAAGCAAACAAGCATTTACGTATATATAATCGTCGTTTGGAATATGAAATCCATGAAGCGACAAACCATATTATGGTCAAGGTCATTGATGCGGAAGATGATAAGATCATTCGCGAAATCCCTTCAGAAAAGATTCTTGATATGGTCGGACGCATTTGGGATGTAGCAGGAATTTTAGTTGATGAAAAGCGATAG
- a CDS encoding glycosyltransferase produces MKLNQEVLLSFIIPVYNVKDYLAQCLESVLNQIDDQCEIICVEDQSTDESYSILLEYKQQFPKMNIIRNAKNRGLSYSRNQGIKQAKGKFLVFLDSDDYMGPTFVEQIKASLEQTKVDIIAFNTCRFEDKGSKKEIITHLKASVKSPDERVLGAEEAFKQLLKDSELMVAVWNKIYRRSFLLEKGITFMEGILHEDVPFCFKTLLQAEAIMFLDQAFYYYRIREGSIMHGKHSQNHIKSIFYGYLDSLEFWKRYIRDHKHDMNPYIEKYLENKYLHHMRIRMKSLGMPTLNFEDPIVQFQWEHFNIYNCADTYAFDKLADNQEIIIYGAGMVAQKVFLEAMKHSVPILGIAVSKAKVNERMYTYRVKEITKYIEYNEDALILVATSKKLYPEIEKYLIQLKFKHIMFIDALKTKDYEGEIC; encoded by the coding sequence ATGAAGCTAAATCAGGAAGTGCTACTATCCTTTATTATTCCAGTATATAATGTTAAAGACTATCTAGCACAATGTCTAGAAAGCGTTTTGAATCAAATAGATGATCAATGTGAGATCATCTGTGTCGAGGATCAGTCAACAGATGAGTCCTATTCGATTTTATTAGAATATAAGCAGCAGTTTCCTAAGATGAATATTATACGTAATGCAAAAAATAGAGGGTTATCCTATTCGAGAAATCAAGGAATAAAGCAAGCGAAAGGTAAATTCCTTGTCTTCTTAGATTCCGATGATTATATGGGACCGACGTTTGTCGAACAGATTAAAGCATCACTCGAACAGACAAAGGTTGATATTATAGCTTTTAATACATGTAGGTTTGAAGATAAAGGGTCAAAAAAAGAGATTATAACACACCTAAAAGCATCTGTTAAATCTCCTGATGAAAGGGTGCTTGGGGCAGAAGAGGCATTTAAACAATTGCTTAAAGACAGTGAACTGATGGTTGCGGTTTGGAATAAAATATACCGTCGTAGTTTTTTGTTGGAGAAGGGGATAACCTTCATGGAGGGAATCTTACATGAAGATGTACCATTTTGCTTCAAAACACTGCTACAGGCAGAGGCTATTATGTTCCTAGACCAGGCTTTTTATTATTATCGTATCCGAGAGGGTTCTATCATGCATGGAAAGCATAGCCAGAACCATATAAAGAGTATATTTTATGGCTATCTAGATTCACTGGAATTTTGGAAAAGATATATCCGAGATCATAAGCATGATATGAATCCATATATTGAAAAATACCTTGAAAATAAATATTTACATCACATGCGAATACGGATGAAGTCACTTGGGATGCCAACGTTGAATTTTGAAGATCCGATTGTCCAATTTCAATGGGAGCATTTTAATATATATAATTGTGCAGATACATATGCATTTGACAAACTTGCGGATAACCAAGAGATTATAATATATGGTGCTGGCATGGTCGCTCAAAAAGTGTTTTTGGAAGCGATGAAGCATTCTGTTCCCATATTGGGGATAGCTGTATCAAAGGCAAAAGTGAATGAAAGAATGTATACGTATCGTGTCAAAGAAATTACAAAATATATAGAATATAATGAAGACGCGTTGATTCTTGTAGCAACATCAAAAAAATTGTATCCGGAAATTGAAAAGTATTTGATACAGTTAAAGTTTAAGCATATTATGTTCATTGATGCGTTAAAAACAAAGGATTATGAAGGAGAAATATGCTAA
- the fliS gene encoding flagellar export chaperone FliS encodes MTSNPYAKIKQNSVMTASAQDLTLMLYDGAIKYANQAIVAIEHKQYDVAHAKIMRVQDIIQEFIVTLDPNYEISTDMRRLYDYLYQRLVQANARKNVEIIEEVLGFLRDFRDTWKQAMELSKQGTQSVQVQ; translated from the coding sequence ATGACAAGTAATCCATATGCGAAAATCAAACAAAATTCAGTGATGACAGCTTCAGCACAAGACTTGACACTCATGTTATATGATGGAGCTATAAAATATGCTAATCAAGCAATTGTTGCAATTGAGCATAAGCAATATGACGTGGCTCATGCCAAAATTATGCGAGTTCAAGACATAATACAAGAATTTATCGTGACCCTTGATCCTAATTACGAGATTTCAACGGATATGCGTCGATTGTATGATTATCTATATCAGCGACTAGTTCAAGCAAATGCGCGGAAAAATGTGGAGATCATAGAAGAAGTACTTGGTTTTCTAAGAGATTTTCGAGATACATGGAAACAGGCGATGGAACTATCCAAGCAAGGGACGCAATCTGTACAAGTACAATAA
- a CDS encoding glycosyltransferase, translating to MLKILEVPAFGIEGGIYQYIFSHLNYMNKADMEIDFLTRNKKLIDHNQIKENNYGVRLFSTTERENKALFDQEILEILDKDYDVIHLHSSYLLGYRIEQLAMKKKVKKVILHSHSSGMELFGKQADEDLKLLHEENKKKFSMQDATDFWACSKKASQWMFGEQIEPSRIKIMKNAIDTDKYKYCKENREYIRSKYNIDNKFVIGHIGRFSYQKNQEFLIEIFEEIFQLRKDIVLFMIGSGTTYNIIVDMIEERNLSSQIILVDWTENIQHYLSAMDLFVLPSRFEGLPLTLVEAQANGLETIVSDLVTKEVDLMNNMKFLPLKEHMWVKEILNHQGNNRRIDADKIIAEAGYDIRQQAKILEKEYRSVHE from the coding sequence ATGCTTAAAATTCTTGAAGTACCTGCATTTGGAATCGAAGGTGGAATATATCAATATATTTTTAGCCATTTAAATTACATGAATAAAGCAGATATGGAAATTGACTTTTTAACAAGAAATAAAAAGTTAATTGACCATAATCAAATAAAAGAAAACAACTACGGTGTTAGATTATTTTCAACAACTGAGAGAGAAAACAAAGCATTATTTGATCAAGAAATCCTAGAGATACTTGACAAGGACTATGATGTTATACACCTACATAGTTCATATCTACTAGGATATAGAATTGAGCAACTGGCAATGAAAAAAAAAGTAAAAAAAGTAATTTTACATTCCCATAGCAGTGGTATGGAGCTTTTTGGTAAACAAGCAGATGAAGACTTGAAATTATTGCACGAAGAAAATAAAAAAAAGTTTTCAATGCAAGATGCTACAGATTTTTGGGCATGTTCAAAGAAAGCGAGTCAATGGATGTTTGGCGAGCAAATTGAACCTAGCAGAATAAAGATTATGAAAAATGCCATTGATACAGATAAATATAAATACTGTAAAGAAAATAGAGAATATATTAGAAGCAAATATAATATAGACAACAAATTTGTTATTGGACATATAGGTCGATTTTCATATCAAAAAAATCAAGAGTTTCTAATTGAAATATTCGAGGAAATATTTCAATTACGAAAAGATATTGTACTTTTTATGATTGGATCAGGAACAACATATAATATAATTGTGGATATGATTGAAGAGAGAAATTTGAGTTCGCAGATTATCTTAGTTGATTGGACAGAGAATATACAACATTATTTATCTGCAATGGATTTGTTTGTCTTGCCTTCACGCTTTGAAGGACTTCCGTTAACACTTGTTGAAGCTCAAGCCAATGGGCTAGAGACTATAGTAAGTGATTTGGTCACAAAAGAGGTTGATCTTATGAACAATATGAAGTTTCTTCCGCTTAAAGAGCACATGTGGGTTAAAGAAATACTAAATCATCAAGGAAATAATAGAAGAATAGATGCAGATAAAATTATTGCAGAAGCTGGATATGATATTCGTCAACAAGCAAAAATATTAGAAAAAGAATATAGGAGTGTACATGAATAA
- a CDS encoding glycosyltransferase: protein MNNNTTYKISVILPMHNRQEYISASLTSVLEQTLKEVEIVCIDDGSTDCTVHIVKEFICKHSNIKLIEQEHKGVGVARNIGIAQALGEFIFFMDSDDFFYSNEALKTLYKTAKSHKAYVCGGGMCKFDNGKIIKKYYGWLKDMAFEKSGWVNYEDYQFQSGFTRFIYQREFLLKHNLKFPNYVRYQDPPFFVDTMIAAEKFYAVSEIIYTYRVGHKRLSMDKKMVVDYGRGIRDVLEIALKNDFSKLYENVKFSLEGALKPYLYKLIYQEDIEAIELAHELNILMSHEEKKMFAFGNQAKEYIESIKKEADDFLKTIDAFEAVYIFGAGKVGMRTAEFIKKSGCNTLKEYIVTNISDNLPIINGIKVRALETKREEINNTIVLIALFKSNISEVIDALKERGLNNYMIIHPEKMEFWNILIDV, encoded by the coding sequence ATGAATAATAATACAACATATAAAATTAGTGTTATTCTTCCAATGCACAATCGACAGGAGTACATTAGTGCGTCTTTAACTAGCGTTCTAGAACAAACGCTTAAAGAGGTAGAAATTGTATGCATAGATGATGGGTCGACAGATTGCACGGTACATATTGTAAAAGAATTTATATGTAAACATAGCAATATAAAATTGATTGAACAAGAACACAAAGGTGTTGGAGTTGCAAGAAATATAGGGATAGCACAAGCATTAGGCGAGTTTATCTTCTTCATGGACAGTGATGATTTTTTCTATTCAAATGAGGCGCTTAAAACACTTTACAAGACGGCGAAGTCGCACAAAGCATATGTTTGTGGAGGAGGAATGTGTAAATTTGATAATGGTAAAATTATCAAAAAATATTATGGATGGTTGAAAGATATGGCGTTTGAGAAATCTGGTTGGGTGAATTACGAAGATTATCAGTTTCAGTCCGGATTTACTCGGTTTATATATCAGAGAGAGTTTTTATTAAAGCATAATTTAAAGTTCCCAAATTACGTACGTTACCAAGATCCACCTTTTTTTGTAGATACAATGATAGCAGCAGAGAAATTTTATGCTGTTTCTGAGATCATTTATACATATCGTGTAGGACATAAACGCTTATCAATGGATAAAAAAATGGTTGTTGATTATGGAAGAGGAATACGAGATGTTTTGGAAATAGCGTTAAAGAATGATTTTTCAAAATTATATGAAAATGTAAAGTTTTCATTAGAAGGTGCATTAAAACCGTATTTATATAAATTGATATATCAAGAAGATATAGAAGCTATTGAACTTGCGCATGAACTAAATATTCTTATGTCACACGAAGAAAAAAAAATGTTTGCATTTGGAAATCAAGCAAAAGAATATATTGAATCCATCAAAAAAGAAGCGGATGATTTTTTGAAAACAATTGATGCGTTTGAAGCAGTATATATTTTTGGAGCAGGAAAAGTTGGAATGAGAACTGCTGAATTTATAAAAAAATCTGGATGTAATACATTAAAGGAATATATCGTTACAAATATAAGTGATAACCTTCCAATTATTAATGGTATTAAAGTTAGAGCTTTGGAGACAAAACGAGAAGAAATCAATAATACAATAGTTCTCATTGCATTGTTTAAATCTAACATATCAGAAGTTATTGATGCTTTAAAGGAGAGGGGATTGAATAATTATATGATTATTCATCCTGAGAAAATGGAATTTTGGAATATACTTATTGATGTATAA
- the secE gene encoding preprotein translocase subunit SecE, protein MGEADAKKVGFFKGVRSEFKKIVWPNKKTIMKQTYVVVILALILGGLIAAIDAGFQFVIFDLILGNL, encoded by the coding sequence ATGGGAGAAGCAGACGCTAAGAAAGTTGGTTTTTTCAAAGGGGTCCGATCTGAATTTAAAAAGATTGTGTGGCCCAACAAAAAGACAATAATGAAACAAACGTATGTTGTTGTCATTCTTGCCCTCATCCTTGGTGGACTTATTGCGGCCATCGATGCAGGTTTTCAGTTCGTTATTTTTGATCTGATTTTAGGAAATCTATAA
- a CDS encoding adenylyltransferase/cytidyltransferase family protein — translation MKKYNVGYIAGVFDLFHIGHLNLLKRAKEQCNYLIVGVVSDEGVKRNKKVEPYIPFEERIEIVRSCRYVDRAVEIPLDFAGSREAYEKYQFDCQFSGSDYTQDPDWKANQLFLEKKGATLVFLPYTEQTSSTKIKKAIQSRDEKNN, via the coding sequence ATAAAAAAATATAATGTTGGGTATATCGCCGGGGTCTTTGATTTGTTCCATATTGGGCACTTGAATCTATTAAAGCGTGCAAAAGAGCAATGTAATTACCTTATTGTTGGTGTGGTCTCAGATGAGGGGGTTAAGCGAAACAAAAAAGTTGAACCCTATATTCCTTTTGAGGAGCGTATAGAGATTGTTCGTTCCTGCCGATATGTAGACAGAGCAGTCGAGATTCCTTTGGATTTTGCTGGATCACGGGAAGCTTATGAGAAGTATCAGTTTGATTGCCAATTTTCAGGAAGTGATTATACACAAGATCCGGATTGGAAGGCCAATCAATTGTTCTTAGAAAAAAAAGGGGCAACCCTTGTTTTCCTACCATATACAGAGCAAACGAGTTCGACAAAAATAAAAAAGGCTATTCAATCAAGAGACGAAAAGAATAATTAA
- a CDS encoding DUF4422 domain-containing protein: protein MKNKKIIIFGLGQIFKNRQNQFQWDNVVGVSDNHIQHPLKEHPEIQYIQPSKICQWEYDYVVICAGYGAASEIFEQLCNSCEIQPEKIISDKKYFGEVSWEARSLIEVICQYQIHSLSDPQRYLAQHGVLTMTNVKGKSYAHIQLSYERESNQAIILGKNVLALKDTHKYAYIFMPKSVEAGSTQVIESLKSHEREEVSRLDLSCICFVRKTDVTMYVITHVNFMVPEQEFFSPLWVGDDHSRWIEAYVENGDNIRRLNGKINECTGIYWIWKNTSTKYVGINHYRRYFLDDKTHDIITREQMDKHLKQYDILVAGAVTSGKVSNAENIRESIDEEAFSNAYMLIEKSIEKNQPTYLEPFYNVMHGVVFFPFNMFVMPRYIFNQYCEWLFSIIIPAAEAFDNSGYDSYSQRAVGFFAERLLTVWLSKQKYQIKELPVLLKDTLINTNN, encoded by the coding sequence ATGAAGAATAAGAAAATCATTATTTTTGGCTTAGGACAAATATTTAAAAATCGACAAAATCAATTTCAGTGGGACAATGTAGTCGGTGTATCTGATAACCACATACAACATCCTTTAAAGGAGCATCCAGAGATTCAATACATTCAACCTTCTAAGATTTGTCAATGGGAGTATGATTATGTCGTGATTTGTGCGGGCTATGGGGCGGCATCGGAGATATTTGAACAGTTATGCAATAGCTGTGAGATTCAACCTGAGAAAATTATAAGTGATAAAAAGTACTTTGGTGAAGTCTCGTGGGAAGCGAGGTCATTGATTGAAGTGATTTGCCAATACCAGATTCATTCGCTTAGTGATCCACAACGATACTTGGCGCAACACGGCGTATTAACGATGACAAATGTTAAAGGTAAATCCTATGCGCATATTCAACTGTCATATGAACGTGAAAGCAACCAAGCTATTATTCTTGGAAAAAATGTATTAGCCTTAAAAGATACTCATAAATATGCATATATTTTTATGCCTAAATCTGTAGAGGCAGGTTCAACTCAGGTTATTGAGTCTCTTAAATCCCATGAAAGAGAAGAAGTCTCTAGATTGGATTTAAGTTGCATATGCTTTGTTCGAAAAACTGATGTCACGATGTATGTCATAACCCATGTGAATTTTATGGTGCCTGAACAAGAGTTTTTTTCGCCATTATGGGTTGGTGATGACCATTCGCGATGGATTGAGGCCTATGTAGAAAATGGAGATAATATTCGAAGGCTCAATGGAAAGATTAATGAATGTACCGGAATATATTGGATATGGAAAAATACTTCTACAAAATACGTGGGTATCAATCATTACCGTCGTTATTTCTTGGATGACAAGACGCATGACATTATTACGAGAGAACAGATGGACAAGCACCTAAAGCAATATGATATTCTGGTAGCTGGCGCGGTAACCTCAGGAAAGGTCAGCAATGCGGAAAATATTCGGGAGAGTATTGATGAAGAGGCTTTTTCAAATGCATATATGCTTATAGAAAAAAGTATCGAAAAAAATCAACCAACATATTTGGAGCCTTTTTACAATGTAATGCATGGCGTGGTTTTTTTTCCGTTTAATATGTTTGTCATGCCTAGATATATATTTAATCAATATTGTGAATGGTTGTTTTCGATTATCATTCCGGCGGCCGAGGCGTTTGATAATTCGGGATATGATTCATATAGTCAAAGAGCAGTAGGTTTTTTTGCAGAACGTCTATTAACAGTGTGGTTAAGCAAGCAAAAATATCAAATCAAAGAACTGCCGGTATTACTTAAAGATACGCTAATCAATACGAATAATTAG
- a CDS encoding glycosyltransferase family A protein — translation MAKVSIIIPIYNVDKYLDTCIESVRNQSLEDLEIICIDDYSTDQSLEVLRRHQIDDQRITVIENAKNLGQSYSRNVGIQKATGEYIYFLDSDDFIEHDAMEKLYSYAKSRSLEVIFFDAQLIFESETLEKKFMTYQSERSHTYEEGSGEKLFQKFIENNEWSASPPRQFWSKNFIDSIELSFWEGIIHEDELFSFIGILEAKKTACIKQRYFIRRLREGSTMTMKQEAYRLESILVVYRQVLEYWLTHHFMEKTNEAIHKYLMKLAGQIKRLSMHTELLKDEVILQHMHTLISLNGIDEHAYERLLYQVKKQCQAYEQIILYGTGQMAEEILHLFNRHDISVSKVVVSAKTNEKRYFYGHQIHTCQQIKELAATSLVVIATSKKYHQDIIKHIHQYGFFNYIKA, via the coding sequence ATGGCAAAAGTAAGTATAATCATACCAATATACAATGTGGATAAATATTTAGATACATGTATTGAAAGTGTCAGAAATCAATCATTAGAAGATCTTGAAATTATTTGTATTGATGATTATTCAACGGACCAAAGCCTTGAAGTGCTTCGTCGCCATCAGATAGACGATCAGCGCATTACTGTCATTGAAAACGCCAAGAACTTAGGGCAGTCCTATTCTAGAAATGTTGGAATACAAAAAGCTACAGGAGAGTATATCTACTTTCTTGATTCAGATGATTTCATTGAACATGATGCCATGGAAAAGCTATATTCTTATGCAAAAAGCCGTTCTCTTGAAGTGATTTTCTTTGATGCACAGTTAATTTTTGAAAGTGAAACGTTGGAAAAAAAATTTATGACATATCAAAGCGAACGTTCCCATACATATGAAGAAGGAAGCGGTGAGAAACTGTTCCAAAAATTTATTGAAAATAATGAATGGTCGGCAAGTCCGCCTAGGCAATTTTGGAGCAAAAACTTTATTGACAGTATTGAACTAAGCTTTTGGGAAGGAATTATACATGAAGATGAATTGTTTTCATTTATAGGAATACTTGAAGCTAAAAAAACTGCATGCATTAAGCAACGATACTTTATAAGACGTTTGCGTGAAGGTTCTACAATGACGATGAAGCAAGAAGCATATCGACTGGAATCGATACTTGTTGTTTATCGGCAGGTATTAGAGTATTGGCTTACGCATCACTTTATGGAAAAAACCAATGAAGCTATTCATAAGTATTTGATGAAGTTAGCTGGACAGATTAAGCGATTGTCCATGCATACAGAACTTTTAAAGGATGAAGTGATTTTACAGCATATGCACACATTAATATCATTAAATGGTATTGATGAACATGCATATGAGCGCCTTCTATACCAAGTGAAAAAGCAATGTCAAGCATATGAACAGATTATCTTATATGGAACGGGACAAATGGCTGAAGAGATTCTTCATCTATTTAACCGACATGATATTTCAGTATCAAAAGTTGTGGTTTCAGCAAAGACAAATGAAAAACGGTATTTTTATGGGCATCAAATACATACATGCCAACAGATAAAAGAATTGGCCGCTACATCACTTGTGGTGATTGCTACAAGCAAAAAATATCATCAAGATATTATAAAACATATCCATCAATATGGATTTTTCAATTACATCAAAGCATAA